GTTGGAGCGCGTCCCGGCGCAGATCCGCGCCGAGGGCGGCGTGGCCCGCATGGCTGCGCCCAAGAAGATCCGCGAGATCATGGACGCGGTCTCCATCCCGGTGATGGCCAAGTGCCGCATCGGACACTTCGCCGAGGCCCAGATTCTGCAACAGATGGGAGTGGATTACATCGACGAATCCGAAGTGCTGACGCCTGCCGACGAGGCGCACCACGTGGACAAGCACGCCTTCAAGGTGCCCTTCGTCTGTGGAGCGCGCAACCTGGGGGAGGCGCTGCGCAGGATCGCCGAGGGCGCGGCGTTGATCCGCACCAAGGGCGAGGCCGGCACCGGCGACGTAGTGCACGCGGTCAAGCACATGCGCGCCATCGTGCAGGAGATGAAGCGGCTCACCGTGGCCAGCGAAGAAGAGCTCTACGCCGCGGCCAAGGACCTGCAAGCGCCTTACGAGCTGGTACGCATGGTGGCGCGTGACGGCAGGCTGCCCGTACCCAACTTTTCTGCCGGCGGCATCGCGACGCCCGCGGACGCGGCGCTGGTGATGCAGTTGGGCGCGGAGTCGGTGTTCGTCGGCTCAGGCATCTTCATGAAGGACTCCACCCAGTTTGCCGAACCGGAAGAGGCACGCAGCCGCGCCGTGGCCATCGTGAAGGCCACCACCCACTTCGACGACCCGGCCATCCTGCTCGAGGCCAGCCAGGGGGTGGTCGGCGCCATGAAGGGCCTGGCGATCGCCGGTCTGCCGGAAGCCGAGCTGCTGCAAAAGCGCGGCTGGTAGGCGGCAGTGCAATGACCATCGGCGTCCTAGCCATCCAAGGCGACTTCGACGCCCACCGGCGCCGCCTGGAGCAGTTGGGCGCCCAGACCCTCCTGGTCAAGAAGCCTGAGCAACTCGACGCCGTGGACGCTCTGGTCATTCCCGGGGGTGAATCCACCACCTTCCTGAAGTTCCTCGAGCAGGACGGATTCTTGGAGAAGCTACGCGACTTCGTTCGGACCAAGCCCGCCTTCGGGACCTGCGCCGGTGCCATCCTGCTGGCGCAAGACGTGGAGAATCCGCCGCAGCCGAGTCTGGGGGCGCTGGATATGCGCATCCGCCGCAACGCCTACGGGCGGCAGCTGGAAAGCTCCATCCGCTTCGGCAAGACGCAGCTGGGAGAAGAGCCGCTGGAGATGGTGTTCATCCGCGCGCCGCGCATCGAGCGCGTAGGCGCGGGCGTCGAGGTGCTGGCCAGTGCCGGCGACGATCCCGTGCTGGTCCGCCAGGGGAAGATCATGGCCGCCACTTTCCACCCGGAACTCTCCGAAGACACGCGCGTGCACGCCGCCTTCCTCAATCTGGTGCGCAACGGCTCCAAGAAGTAGCCGCCTTCCGAATGCCCCACTCCGCCCATGGACGCGCGCAATCACGGCAGTGATGCGGTTTTCATCACCCGAAAAAAATCTATTGTGCAGAACTCACAGGCCTGTGTGATATTCTTTCGCGTTCGCCCGCGACTTCGAAGCTGCGAATGGCAGCCAGAAGTCGCAACGACCATCCTTAACCACGGGGCTTGAATCAATGGGGCTGGCGCTTCTGTTCATCATCTGGCTGATCACCCTCGCAAGTTCCTACTTCTTTTACGCTCACACCTGGTGGATGCCGGGATTGGCCTCTGC
Above is a window of Terriglobales bacterium DNA encoding:
- the pdxT gene encoding pyridoxal 5'-phosphate synthase glutaminase subunit PdxT gives rise to the protein MTIGVLAIQGDFDAHRRRLEQLGAQTLLVKKPEQLDAVDALVIPGGESTTFLKFLEQDGFLEKLRDFVRTKPAFGTCAGAILLAQDVENPPQPSLGALDMRIRRNAYGRQLESSIRFGKTQLGEEPLEMVFIRAPRIERVGAGVEVLASAGDDPVLVRQGKIMAATFHPELSEDTRVHAAFLNLVRNGSKK
- the pdxS gene encoding pyridoxal 5'-phosphate synthase lyase subunit PdxS; this encodes MSEKNGSSGLRLKTGLAEMLKGGVIMDVTNAEQASIAESAGAVAVMALERVPAQIRAEGGVARMAAPKKIREIMDAVSIPVMAKCRIGHFAEAQILQQMGVDYIDESEVLTPADEAHHVDKHAFKVPFVCGARNLGEALRRIAEGAALIRTKGEAGTGDVVHAVKHMRAIVQEMKRLTVASEEELYAAAKDLQAPYELVRMVARDGRLPVPNFSAGGIATPADAALVMQLGAESVFVGSGIFMKDSTQFAEPEEARSRAVAIVKATTHFDDPAILLEASQGVVGAMKGLAIAGLPEAELLQKRGW